TTTTCATTTGTAACGTTTCATCTCACCCATCTTTTTCTCAATGACTGCGTTGCTGGGGTGCTCAAAGCCTCGCATATAACCTATACGCTCCATTTTTCCGCTCCTCGTGCCTTGCCCTTGAGAAAAATCTAGGCAAGCTGAATCGTTACATTTCATTTTTCTTCTCTTCGGAGTCCAGCTCGGCAAGAAGCCCGGCGATCAGGAGCGGCACCATGATCTCATGATGGCCGGTCAGTGAATATCCTTTCCCGTGGCGTTGCGTCGGTCGTTTTACAACATTGATGAGAGGTCGATAATGCTGAATAAAATCCATGTTGACCACGGTGAAATCCTGGACCGTCCGGCCAAGGTTTCTCGAAAGGGAAAGGGCCTTTAGAAAGATTTCCGGGAGCAGAACGGCCGAACCAATGTTCAGATAAACGCCCCCCTCCAATTTTGCCACACACTCGGTATAGCGGCGAAAATCGAGGAACGATCCCTTCCCGATCGCGGCCCCATCTGCAGTGGGATGCATGTGGATGATATCCATCCCGATCGCCACATGAACCGTCACCGGGACACCCAGACGCGCCCCGGCCGCCAGAAGACTGTATTTTGTATGGGGAAACTTCCCTTCAAGGATCATCGCGCCGACAGCTTCACCGATTCCAACTCCTTCAGCAGCCCCTTTTGCGATCGCGCGATTTAAATAGGTCGCCGTCTCTTCTGCCATGCCAAAGCGTCCATCTTCCAGTTCAGCAGCCACATCTTCAGAGGTGGAACCAATATAGGCCAATTCAAAATCATGAATAATCCCTGCACCATTCAAGGCGATAGACGAGACAATTCCGCGCTCCATGAGATCAATAATCAGCGGGTTTAATCCCACCTTGATCACATGGGCCCCGAGCGCCAGAGAAATCATCTTGTCCTGACGATGGGCCCTGGCCATCGCAGCAATGATCTCGCGCAAATCCTTTGCCGCCAGAATATGCGGTAAGGCGTCCAGAAAAGAGGTGATCCCCTTGCCGGAAGAGAGCGGGGTGGCCAGATCTTCTTTGCGGACCTTGCTGACGCGATCTTTTATGGAATAGGTCTTCAGCGCCTCCCAGGGGAGCGGCTCTATTTTTTTCAAATGATAACTCCTTTTAGGGAATCTCTTATCTTGACGGAGCGGCGGGGATCTTTCCCCCCGGTAGAGACCGCGACCGTGACATCACGCTTGGTATAAAGGGCCGGGAGAATAAAATTACCCGGCACAGATTGATCAGCAACGTTGATCCACACCTTTTTTTGCTCGGCTTCGTCCTCGACGGCTTGATTCACTCGATCTCTGTCGGTCGCCGTAAAAGCGATGGCGGCCTGATCTAGATCCCCTTTTCGGTAAGCCCGCTGAATGTGCCTGATTTTTTTCCGGGAGACCCAGGCGGCCAGGCGACGTGTAACCTCCGGACTGACAACCGTCACATCGGCACCGGCCTTCAGTAGGGTGGCCACCTTCCGTTCGGCCACAGGCCCGCCTCCAACGACAACCGCGCGCCGTGCTTTCAAATCAAGGAAAATAGGGTAATAACGCATTTTCTAGGAGTCTAAAGGAAGGGGTGCCGCGAGCGAGATTCGCACCTTTTCGCTCTTCCGGATGTAAGGAGACTCAGGGTATTCGCTGAGGAGACGTTGAAAAGCCTCAGCAGAGGCCTGCCGGTTTCCGGCATCGTAGTGGGAAAGACCAAGATAATAGAGGGTTTTTTCAATAAGGGGCCCGGCCCCTCCCCCTCCAAAGACCTTTTGAAAACGTGCAACTGCCGCCGGGTAAACCTCCGTCCTATAATAAAAAAAACCAACATTGAAATGATGTTCGGCCCGGCGGAGTCTGAGTAGGACGATCTTTTTCCCTGCATCATCGAC
This genomic interval from Candidatus Manganitrophaceae bacterium contains the following:
- a CDS encoding bifunctional precorrin-2 dehydrogenase/sirohydrochlorin ferrochelatase, which translates into the protein MRYYPIFLDLKARRAVVVGGGPVAERKVATLLKAGADVTVVSPEVTRRLAAWVSRKKIRHIQRAYRKGDLDQAAIAFTATDRDRVNQAVEDEAEQKKVWINVADQSVPGNFILPALYTKRDVTVAVSTGGKDPRRSVKIRDSLKGVII